From Acidobacteriota bacterium, a single genomic window includes:
- a CDS encoding outer membrane beta-barrel protein, whose product MRLLTFGATLLGLTLLSTPVNAQVPAMGMWAVGADLGAFIPRDEIYDNTLDLQGFGEYYLTPRVGLRIGAGLANPSVGRGGDDSVRMTRVTFDVTYNWERGTTHPFVGAGLGAFFLQPRDNDESAGDSQNEAGFNLFGGLEYFTSRTVSLKGEARYQIVGSDVLPDPHGLTLSIGLKKYF is encoded by the coding sequence ATGCGATTGTTGACCTTCGGTGCCACCCTGCTCGGCCTGACTCTCCTGTCCACCCCCGTCAACGCGCAGGTGCCCGCCATGGGCATGTGGGCCGTCGGGGCCGACCTGGGCGCCTTCATCCCGCGCGACGAGATCTACGACAACACCCTCGATCTGCAGGGATTCGGCGAGTACTACCTCACCCCGCGCGTCGGCCTCCGGATCGGCGCCGGCCTGGCCAACCCTTCCGTCGGCCGGGGCGGCGACGATTCGGTACGAATGACGAGGGTGACCTTCGACGTTACATATAATTGGGAGCGTGGAACGACGCACCCGTTTGTCGGTGCCGGGCTCGGGGCCTTCTTCCTCCAGCCGCGAGACAACGACGAATCGGCGGGCGACTCGCAGAACGAAGCGGGGTTCAATCTGTTCGGGGGCTTGGAGTACTTCACGAGCCGCACGGTGAGCCTCAAGGGAGAGGCGCGCTACCAGATCGTCGGTTCAGATGTCCTGCCCGACCCGCACGGCCTCACGCTGAGCATCGGGCTGAAGA